The Paracholeplasma brassicae genome contains a region encoding:
- a CDS encoding histidine phosphatase family protein gives MPEIILIRHGEPRYDEVIERGYPNQGYDLGKLTDRGVSQAHQVSKDVRLKQAEIIISSPYTRALQTAAIISKNTQIDLVVENDLHEWMPDITFKNAINPGSAYPEYMKNNGYLPANSLFTYETFDQLKRRVRKAVDKYKDYNKIIVVCHGIVMSTFTKFDDLIEHCGVRVVSYE, from the coding sequence AATAATCTTAATTAGACATGGTGAACCAAGATATGATGAGGTAATCGAAAGAGGGTATCCTAATCAAGGATACGATCTCGGTAAGTTAACCGATAGAGGTGTATCACAAGCACATCAAGTAAGTAAAGACGTTAGATTAAAACAAGCTGAAATAATTATCAGCTCCCCATATACAAGAGCATTACAAACGGCAGCGATTATTTCTAAAAACACACAAATCGATTTGGTTGTGGAAAATGATTTACACGAATGGATGCCTGATATTACATTTAAAAATGCAATCAATCCAGGTTCAGCGTATCCTGAATACATGAAAAATAACGGGTATTTACCTGCAAACTCCTTATTTACCTATGAAACATTTGATCAATTAAAAAGACGTGTTAGAAAAGCAGTTGATAAATACAAAGACTATAATAAGATTATTGTTGTATGTCATGGTATTGTGATGTCAACATTTACTAAGTTTGACGATTTGATTGAACATTGTGGGGTTAGAGTCGTCAGTTATGAATGA
- the mutY gene encoding A/G-specific adenine glycosylase has protein sequence MNDFSSKLIKWYLANKRDLPWRNTTNPYHIWVSEIMLQQTQAATVIPYYLRFIETLPSIEDLAKVDLDLLYKLWEGLGYYSRARNLKNAAMTIMEKHQGVLPNTYDDLIKLKGIGRYTAGAILSLAFHLPYSATDGNVIRTLSRYYGIKEDTRLEKTKTIIDGLNQKNISIIDPHNYTQAMIEMGATLCTKSKPKCEICPINEHCYAYLNNKQSELPFTSKLKQKKEIQWITVILRNEAGDYLLQKQETNLLNGLYLYPQFEAESINYVEDIFNELGATLFINEDIGSYTHVFSHLKWDMRVYHATTSSNLDYTVVKPSNFDLYPMATAHKQIKKD, from the coding sequence ATGAATGATTTTAGTAGTAAACTAATTAAATGGTATTTAGCAAATAAAAGAGATCTACCTTGGAGAAACACGACCAATCCATATCACATTTGGGTTTCTGAAATCATGTTACAGCAAACCCAAGCAGCAACGGTAATCCCTTATTACCTTAGATTTATTGAAACCCTACCCTCCATTGAAGATTTAGCAAAGGTTGATTTAGATCTCTTGTACAAGTTATGGGAAGGTCTTGGGTATTATTCAAGAGCTAGAAATCTAAAAAATGCAGCAATGACAATCATGGAAAAACACCAAGGGGTTTTACCAAACACATATGACGATTTAATCAAACTTAAAGGCATAGGCAGATATACTGCAGGTGCAATTCTATCTTTAGCATTTCACTTACCTTATAGTGCCACGGATGGTAATGTCATTAGAACATTGTCTCGTTATTATGGTATAAAAGAAGATACCCGATTAGAAAAGACGAAAACCATCATCGATGGCTTAAATCAGAAAAATATATCGATCATCGATCCGCATAATTACACACAGGCCATGATTGAAATGGGTGCAACGCTCTGCACGAAATCAAAGCCAAAGTGTGAAATTTGCCCAATAAACGAACATTGTTATGCATATCTTAACAACAAACAAAGTGAGCTTCCATTTACCTCGAAACTAAAACAAAAGAAAGAAATTCAATGGATCACCGTGATTCTAAGAAATGAGGCAGGTGATTACCTACTTCAAAAACAAGAGACGAATTTATTGAACGGACTCTATTTATACCCTCAGTTCGAAGCGGAATCCATTAATTATGTGGAAGACATATTTAATGAATTAGGTGCAACCCTGTTTATTAATGAAGACATCGGGAGTTACACACACGTGTTTTCTCATTTAAAATGGGACATGAGAGTATATCATGCAACGACGTCTTCTAACTTAGACTATACGGTTGTAAAGCCATCAAACTTTGATTTATATCCAATGGCAACTGCCCATAAACAAATAAAGAAGGATTAA
- a CDS encoding AAA family ATPase: MKKLILIKGYLATGKTTFKTQLEERFSIPSFDKDTIKETISDVIGFSNREENKRLSRATMAVMFQILKHFMKTNNDLILESNFHKEEFEEIKRQQVLFGYDVLVLDFYADPSVLYDRFLKRAKQNRHITHLSMDFVDQVGFEDYLSKDDFIIPFNQVIRVDATTFDYQNDPSLLLKIEHFLEKNPDKGILDFIVKQ; encoded by the coding sequence ATGAAAAAACTTATTTTGATTAAAGGTTATTTAGCGACTGGTAAAACAACATTCAAAACACAATTAGAAGAACGATTTTCAATTCCTTCATTTGATAAAGACACAATAAAAGAAACGATTAGTGATGTGATTGGTTTTTCTAATCGTGAGGAAAATAAACGTCTTAGTAGAGCCACGATGGCTGTAATGTTTCAAATATTAAAGCATTTTATGAAAACAAACAATGACTTAATTTTGGAGTCAAATTTCCATAAAGAAGAATTTGAAGAAATCAAGCGTCAACAAGTACTATTTGGGTATGATGTCTTAGTCCTTGATTTTTATGCAGACCCCTCAGTGCTTTATGACCGTTTTTTAAAAAGAGCCAAACAAAACAGACACATCACGCATTTAAGTATGGATTTTGTTGATCAAGTTGGATTTGAAGACTACCTTAGTAAAGATGACTTCATTATCCCTTTTAATCAAGTAATTAGAGTCGATGCAACCACATTTGATTATCAAAATGATCCTTCTTTATTGTTAAAAATAGAACATTTTTTAGAAAAAAATCCCGATAAAGGGATTTTAGATTTCATCGTGAAACAGTGA
- a CDS encoding QueT transporter family protein, whose amino-acid sequence MFNFTLRDYIRQAMIASIYVVLVFLFQPISYESLQFRIAELLVIIVLFDHKSIVGLTIGCFVANLFSPLLVYDLTFGTFATFLTLLLMIKTKNLYVRLLYPSLINALIVGFALTLAFETPYLLNMGSVFIGQFVVTYVIGLPLYLILNQNTGFKSLFHDEI is encoded by the coding sequence ATGTTTAATTTTACTTTAAGAGACTACATTAGACAAGCAATGATTGCTTCTATCTATGTCGTACTCGTCTTTCTGTTTCAACCGATTAGCTATGAATCGCTGCAATTTAGAATTGCGGAACTATTAGTCATTATTGTGCTATTCGATCACAAATCAATCGTAGGTCTAACCATCGGGTGTTTTGTTGCTAACTTGTTTAGCCCCTTACTCGTTTATGACTTAACCTTTGGTACATTCGCAACATTTCTAACGTTACTACTCATGATTAAAACAAAGAATTTGTATGTAAGACTGTTGTATCCTAGCCTGATTAACGCACTCATCGTCGGCTTTGCACTCACACTTGCTTTTGAAACCCCTTATTTGCTCAATATGGGTAGTGTGTTTATTGGCCAATTTGTTGTAACGTATGTGATAGGATTACCGCTCTATTTAATTCTTAATCAAAATACTGGTTTTAAATCACTGTTTCACGATGAAATCTAA
- the tgt gene encoding tRNA guanosine(34) transglycosylase Tgt has protein sequence MAIRYELLHTCKQSGARYGLLHTPHGTFETPIFMPVGTQATVKTLTPEEIKEVSDGLILGNTYHLWLQPGDDIIKAHGGIRGFMKWDGALLTDSGGFQVFSLNSIRKIKEEGVYFRHHKNGDMLFLSPEKAIEIQENLGADIIMSFDECPPHDATYDYMKDSIERTLRWAKRGKDAHKTDQALFGIIQGGLDDELRLYSAKKTIELDFPGYSIGGLSVGESKEEMYRILDLLKPVMPTDKPRYLMGVGSPDDLVEGVIRGVDMFDCVLPTRNARHGTAFTTEGKIQIRNKRFEMDFSPLDPGLITPISKYSKSYVRHLFKAEEILGMRIMTYQNLAFLKHLMSEIRQAIKEDRLLDFKEEFFKKYGYSK, from the coding sequence ATGGCAATTAGATATGAATTATTACATACATGCAAACAGTCTGGTGCAAGATACGGGTTACTTCACACGCCTCACGGGACGTTTGAAACCCCAATTTTTATGCCAGTTGGTACACAAGCAACGGTTAAGACATTAACACCTGAGGAGATTAAGGAAGTCTCTGATGGGTTAATTCTAGGAAACACCTATCACTTATGGCTTCAACCAGGTGATGACATCATTAAAGCACACGGTGGAATTCGTGGTTTTATGAAATGGGATGGTGCGCTACTGACAGATAGTGGTGGCTTTCAAGTGTTCTCGTTAAACTCAATTCGTAAAATTAAAGAAGAAGGTGTTTATTTTAGACACCATAAAAACGGGGATATGTTGTTTTTATCACCTGAAAAGGCAATTGAAATACAGGAGAATTTAGGTGCAGACATCATCATGAGTTTTGATGAGTGCCCACCACATGACGCGACCTACGACTACATGAAAGATTCAATTGAACGTACCCTCAGATGGGCTAAAAGAGGTAAAGACGCACACAAAACAGATCAAGCATTGTTTGGTATCATACAAGGTGGTCTTGATGATGAACTTCGGTTGTATTCCGCAAAAAAGACAATTGAACTTGATTTTCCTGGCTATTCAATCGGTGGATTAAGTGTTGGCGAATCTAAAGAAGAAATGTATCGAATTTTAGATTTGTTAAAACCAGTAATGCCAACCGATAAACCTAGATACTTGATGGGTGTCGGTTCGCCTGATGATTTAGTTGAAGGGGTCATTCGTGGGGTAGATATGTTCGATTGTGTCTTACCAACCAGAAACGCTAGACACGGAACAGCATTCACAACCGAGGGAAAAATTCAAATTAGAAATAAGCGATTTGAAATGGATTTCTCGCCATTAGATCCAGGTTTGATTACACCAATTTCAAAGTATTCGAAATCATACGTTAGACATTTATTTAAAGCTGAGGAAATTCTAGGTATGCGAATCATGACGTATCAAAATTTAGCTTTCTTAAAGCATTTAATGAGCGAAATTAGACAAGCAATCAAAGAAGATCGATTGCTCGATTTTAAAGAAGAGTTCTTCAAGAAGTACGGTTATTCAAAATAG
- the ftsZ gene encoding cell division protein FtsZ: protein MVFGENDNFNQKPVIKVIGVGGGGGNAVNRMIENDVKGVDFIAVNTDAQVLRVSRAETRLQIGKHLTRGLGAGAKPEVGKRAALESEDEIRMVLSNADMIFITAGMGGGTGTGAAPIIARLAKEMGCLTIGIVTKPFAFEGPNRTQAAIAGLEELKQFVDTLIVIPNERLLSIIDPNTQMLDAFREADNVLRQGVQGIAEIIAVPGLINVDFADVRTVMENKGTALMGIGIASGENRAVEAARKAIHSKLLEVSIDGATDAIVNITSGTNITLFEVSQALDEIRNATDFELNVIYGTTLNVDLNDEMIVTVIATGYELKAKDSTIDDFATQIFKKTTNDQIKITPTGFEKQDEMPSYREPEQPKPSSQKLPSWLQSKNKK from the coding sequence ATGGTATTTGGAGAAAATGACAATTTCAATCAAAAGCCGGTAATTAAAGTAATCGGAGTAGGTGGTGGCGGCGGTAACGCTGTGAACCGTATGATTGAAAATGACGTCAAGGGTGTTGATTTTATTGCAGTCAACACGGATGCCCAAGTGTTAAGAGTATCAAGAGCAGAAACAAGACTTCAAATAGGTAAGCACTTAACTAGAGGCTTAGGCGCTGGTGCTAAACCTGAAGTCGGTAAACGAGCAGCGTTAGAATCCGAAGATGAAATCAGAATGGTTCTTAGTAACGCAGACATGATTTTTATTACCGCAGGTATGGGTGGAGGCACTGGAACAGGTGCTGCACCAATCATTGCGAGATTGGCCAAAGAAATGGGTTGTTTGACCATTGGGATAGTCACAAAACCATTTGCATTTGAAGGGCCAAACCGTACTCAAGCAGCGATTGCAGGACTTGAGGAATTAAAACAATTTGTTGACACACTCATCGTTATTCCAAACGAACGCTTATTATCAATCATCGATCCAAACACTCAAATGCTAGATGCATTTAGAGAAGCAGATAATGTTTTAAGACAAGGTGTCCAAGGGATTGCAGAAATAATTGCAGTACCTGGATTAATTAACGTTGACTTTGCTGACGTGAGAACCGTCATGGAAAATAAAGGAACCGCATTAATGGGTATCGGTATTGCAAGTGGTGAAAACAGGGCAGTTGAAGCAGCCAGAAAAGCCATTCATTCAAAGTTACTTGAAGTAAGCATTGATGGGGCAACCGACGCGATTGTCAACATCACGAGTGGAACCAACATTACATTGTTTGAGGTTTCACAAGCATTAGATGAAATCAGAAATGCAACTGATTTTGAGTTGAATGTCATTTATGGTACAACTTTAAATGTCGATTTGAATGATGAAATGATTGTCACAGTGATTGCAACTGGTTATGAGTTAAAAGCAAAAGATTCAACCATTGATGACTTTGCAACACAAATATTTAAGAAAACAACCAATGATCAAATTAAAATCACACCAACTGGTTTTGAAAAACAAGATGAAATGCCATCTTATAGAGAACCAGAACAGCCTAAACCTAGTTCACAAAAACTACCTAGTTGGCTACAAAGTAAAAATAAAAAATAA
- the ychF gene encoding redox-regulated ATPase YchF, with the protein MLRAGIVGLPNVGKSTLFNAITKSGALAANYPFATIDPNVGIVTLKDHRLDVLAKMYQSKKIVPTTVEFIDIAGLVKGASKGEGLGNQFLSHIREVDTICQVVRLFNDDNIVHVEGSVNPLRDIETIQLELNFADIDTINKRLPKIEKKAKVGGSSDEKAEYEVLKKALEGLMNDTPLRLLELTEEEKSIIKSFNFLSLKPMVYICNVSMDDLQTLKTNELFIKVTEKGESEGADVVAISAQIESELAMLDDDEKDVFMEELGMNESGLDQLIRITYHRLGLQTYFTAGPMEARAWTFKKGMSAPECAGIIHTDFERGFIRAETVSFSDLEKYGSYLQAKEAGRVRLEGKDYKVVDGDVMLFRFNV; encoded by the coding sequence ATGTTAAGAGCTGGAATTGTAGGTTTACCAAACGTCGGAAAATCAACGCTATTTAATGCAATTACAAAGTCAGGTGCATTAGCGGCAAACTATCCATTTGCAACCATTGACCCAAACGTTGGTATCGTTACCTTAAAAGACCACCGTTTAGATGTACTTGCAAAAATGTATCAATCTAAAAAAATCGTCCCAACCACGGTTGAGTTTATCGATATCGCAGGTTTAGTTAAAGGGGCATCCAAAGGTGAAGGTTTAGGCAACCAGTTTTTAAGCCATATTCGTGAAGTTGATACCATATGTCAAGTCGTAAGACTATTTAATGACGACAATATCGTCCATGTAGAAGGCTCAGTAAACCCACTAAGAGACATTGAGACCATTCAACTTGAATTGAACTTTGCCGACATTGATACGATTAATAAACGTCTACCAAAAATAGAAAAAAAAGCAAAAGTTGGTGGTTCATCTGATGAAAAAGCCGAGTACGAAGTGTTAAAAAAAGCGCTTGAGGGCTTAATGAATGATACCCCACTACGTTTGTTAGAATTAACAGAAGAAGAAAAGTCGATCATTAAGAGTTTTAATTTCTTATCATTAAAGCCAATGGTCTACATTTGTAACGTTTCAATGGATGATTTACAAACGCTTAAAACAAACGAACTATTCATAAAAGTGACAGAAAAAGGAGAAAGTGAAGGTGCTGACGTGGTTGCGATTTCTGCTCAAATTGAGTCCGAATTGGCCATGTTAGACGACGATGAAAAAGACGTATTCATGGAAGAACTAGGCATGAATGAATCAGGTCTAGATCAGTTAATTCGTATTACTTATCATCGATTGGGCTTACAAACCTACTTCACTGCTGGACCAATGGAAGCGCGTGCTTGGACCTTTAAAAAAGGGATGAGCGCACCAGAATGTGCAGGGATTATTCATACCGATTTCGAACGAGGCTTTATTCGAGCAGAAACCGTATCCTTTAGTGACTTAGAAAAATATGGATCTTATCTTCAAGCAAAAGAAGCTGGCCGTGTGCGACTTGAAGGTAAAGACTATAAAGTCGTTGATGGCGACGTCATGCTATTTCGATTTAATGTCTAA
- a CDS encoding YggS family pyridoxal phosphate-dependent enzyme: MATSCYFDLMSNFKKNVDLINESIKGHAVTVVCASKYVSSDEIRELHNLGVKHFGENRVDALLDKKENLQDISVIWHLIGTLQTNKVKKIINEIDYFHALDSLKLAKTINNYRTKPLNCFIEVNVLKEESKHGIETEDLTDFINEVKKYDKIKVVGLMTMGKQNDIDQTTLAFKKLNELKTFYGLESLSMGMTDDYLIALTYGADFIRIGRKFIL, translated from the coding sequence ATGGCGACGTCATGCTATTTCGATTTAATGTCTAATTTTAAGAAAAACGTTGACTTAATCAATGAATCAATTAAAGGACATGCGGTAACGGTTGTATGCGCATCGAAGTACGTCTCATCAGATGAGATACGTGAACTTCACAATTTAGGTGTGAAGCATTTTGGTGAAAACCGAGTCGATGCCCTACTCGATAAAAAAGAAAATCTACAAGATATTTCTGTTATCTGGCATTTGATTGGCACGCTTCAAACCAACAAAGTAAAAAAAATAATCAATGAAATTGACTATTTTCATGCACTTGATAGTTTAAAACTAGCAAAGACAATCAACAATTATCGCACAAAGCCTTTAAATTGTTTTATTGAGGTTAACGTTTTAAAAGAAGAATCAAAACACGGGATTGAAACAGAAGATTTAACGGATTTTATTAATGAAGTGAAAAAGTATGATAAAATTAAAGTAGTTGGGTTGATGACTATGGGAAAACAAAATGATATAGATCAAACGACGTTGGCTTTTAAAAAGCTTAACGAACTAAAAACATTTTATGGTCTAGAATCTCTTTCAATGGGGATGACAGACGATTACCTAATAGCGTTAACTTACGGTGCTGATTTTATTCGTATTGGCAGAAAGTTTATTTTATAG
- the sepF gene encoding cell division protein SepF, translating into MGFFSKSKQQTTRELPNYQKESITNSFERIIFEHITTDEDEYIMTLAQELLSGNPLVLNFEEQSPDSANKIMAFLSGVIFAVEGQIVQISQKVFLFAREQDFKDGTLKQFIDEYKE; encoded by the coding sequence ATGGGCTTTTTTAGTAAATCAAAACAACAAACCACAAGAGAATTACCAAACTATCAAAAAGAAAGCATAACGAACAGTTTTGAACGAATCATTTTCGAACACATCACGACCGATGAAGATGAATACATCATGACGCTAGCTCAAGAATTACTATCGGGCAACCCATTAGTACTCAACTTTGAAGAACAAAGTCCTGATTCAGCGAATAAAATCATGGCGTTTTTATCCGGTGTGATTTTTGCTGTGGAAGGTCAAATTGTCCAAATTAGTCAAAAAGTGTTTTTATTTGCTCGCGAACAAGATTTCAAAGACGGTACGTTAAAACAATTTATTGATGAATACAAAGAGTGA
- a CDS encoding YlmH/Sll1252 family protein, with protein sequence MNTKSEFYQRVKKQEERYNKPILYRYLNPLEQEIVKNVFKDYYIFESSIDAEYKRLYVTDLNEELDFQISYYKSTYMDKEISHRDVLGALMNLGINRDVFGDILITDSHVYIECIKEQSTYIKDNLHQIKRDFIFFEETTKPDESIVEKKEELTISVDSIRLDAIISKVFGIKRDDVKKMIEQGYVKVNYFITEKIMHKLNPCDIISIRGYGRIIYIDTEGLSKKQKTRVKLHILR encoded by the coding sequence ATGAATACAAAGAGTGAGTTTTATCAAAGGGTTAAAAAGCAAGAAGAACGATATAACAAACCCATCTTATATCGTTATTTAAACCCGCTTGAACAGGAAATTGTAAAAAATGTATTTAAAGACTATTACATCTTTGAATCATCAATAGATGCCGAATACAAACGATTGTACGTGACCGATTTAAACGAAGAGTTAGACTTTCAAATCAGTTATTATAAATCAACGTATATGGATAAAGAAATTAGCCATCGAGATGTGTTAGGTGCGTTAATGAACTTAGGAATTAATCGTGATGTGTTTGGTGATATCTTGATCACCGATTCTCACGTCTACATTGAATGCATCAAGGAACAATCCACTTATATTAAAGATAACCTTCATCAAATTAAAAGGGATTTCATTTTCTTTGAAGAAACAACCAAACCAGATGAATCAATCGTTGAAAAAAAAGAAGAACTAACAATCTCGGTCGATTCGATTCGACTGGATGCGATTATCTCTAAAGTATTTGGTATCAAGCGTGACGATGTGAAGAAAATGATTGAGCAAGGTTACGTTAAAGTAAATTACTTTATAACCGAAAAAATCATGCATAAATTAAATCCATGTGATATAATATCTATTAGAGGCTACGGACGAATCATATACATTGATACCGAGGGCTTATCGAAAAAACAAAAAACAAGAGTTAAACTACATATCTTACGATGA